In Propionicimonas paludicola, a single window of DNA contains:
- a CDS encoding HsmA family protein, which produces MLVLAIVLISLALVFYTLGVWAERRSGELHWWHVAAFGVGLTADISGTSVMALIANSGATTIDKSSWLTQVMAITGGLALVLMALHLVWAAVTMVRNRAEEKRSFHRFSIVVWAIWLIPYFTGMVAAML; this is translated from the coding sequence ATGCTGGTGCTGGCTATCGTCCTGATCAGTCTCGCCCTGGTCTTCTACACCCTCGGCGTCTGGGCCGAACGACGCTCCGGCGAACTGCACTGGTGGCACGTTGCCGCCTTCGGAGTCGGCTTGACCGCCGACATCAGTGGCACCTCGGTGATGGCGCTGATCGCCAACTCCGGTGCCACCACCATCGATAAGAGCTCCTGGCTGACCCAGGTGATGGCCATCACCGGTGGCCTGGCGCTGGTGCTGATGGCGCTGCATCTGGTGTGGGCGGCTGTCACCATGGTGCGCAACCGCGCCGAGGAGAAGCGCTCCTTCCACCGGTTCAGCATCGTGGTCTGGGCCATCTGGCTGATCCCCTACTTCACCGGAATGGTCGCCGCCATGCTCTAG
- a CDS encoding response regulator transcription factor: MIRVALADDHPVVRAGLASLVETMPDVAVVAQHGSAEDLLAWLEDHSCDLVLLDLQFGEGRLNGAEATRRISAASGPSVLILTTYATDAAILAALDAGARGYLLKDAPTEELERAIRAAAAGQPALSAAVQQRLVRRVLDPATTLTPRETEVLRLAADGLSNDEIAASLYLSRATVKTHLAHAYAKLGAASRTAAIATARERGLFS, encoded by the coding sequence ATGATCCGGGTGGCGCTTGCCGATGATCATCCGGTGGTCCGGGCCGGGCTGGCCAGCTTGGTCGAGACGATGCCGGACGTGGCCGTGGTGGCTCAGCACGGCAGTGCCGAGGACCTGCTGGCCTGGCTGGAGGATCACAGCTGTGATCTGGTCCTCCTCGACCTGCAGTTCGGTGAGGGACGGCTCAACGGTGCCGAGGCGACCCGACGGATCTCAGCAGCGTCCGGACCGTCCGTGCTGATCTTGACCACCTACGCCACCGATGCCGCGATCCTGGCTGCGCTGGACGCCGGTGCCCGCGGCTATCTCCTGAAGGACGCTCCCACCGAGGAGCTGGAGCGGGCCATTCGGGCCGCGGCTGCCGGACAACCGGCGCTCTCGGCGGCCGTCCAGCAGCGCCTGGTGCGCCGGGTCCTCGATCCGGCGACCACCTTGACCCCGCGTGAGACTGAAGTGCTGCGGCTGGCCGCCGATGGGCTCTCCAATGACGAGATCGCCGCCTCGCTGTACCTCAGCCGGGCCACCGTGAAGACCCATTTGGCCCACGCCTACGCCAAGCTCGGTGCCGCCTCCCGGACCGCGGCGATCGCCACGGCACGCGAGCGCGGCCTGTTCTCCTGA
- a CDS encoding HEPN domain-containing protein translates to MARWPRGEADVERLLGLGHLQHVAGAAADGTPLLAKARRTLATAESVAPSDPDSAFVLAYDAARYAATALLAHQGLRPTTAGGHVAVESAIRAQFGDGFRSFGFMRRRRNELEYPSAGSTTSDLEEANEAVAQSRSIIEAAGQLLPNLSFFG, encoded by the coding sequence ATGGCACGCTGGCCGCGCGGTGAAGCCGACGTCGAACGTCTCTTGGGCCTGGGTCACCTCCAGCACGTCGCCGGCGCCGCGGCGGACGGCACGCCACTGCTCGCCAAGGCGCGGCGCACTCTGGCAACGGCGGAGTCGGTCGCGCCGAGCGACCCGGACAGCGCCTTCGTCCTCGCCTACGACGCCGCCCGGTATGCCGCGACGGCACTTCTCGCGCATCAGGGGCTGCGGCCCACCACGGCCGGCGGCCACGTCGCGGTGGAATCGGCCATCCGCGCGCAGTTCGGCGACGGCTTCCGCAGCTTCGGGTTCATGCGTCGACGACGCAACGAACTCGAGTACCCGAGCGCCGGTTCCACGACCTCCGACCTCGAGGAGGCGAACGAGGCAGTGGCCCAGTCCCGCAGCATCATCGAAGCGGCAGGCCAGCTCCTGCCCAACCTCAGCTTCTTCGGCTGA
- a CDS encoding M20/M25/M40 family metallo-hydrolase: MESTTSAAAEVATLCSELIRFDTSNFGPDGAAGEREATEYVAAKLDEVGITSQLFESEPRRTSLVAEWAPDGCDRSLPPLLIHGHTDVVPAMAADWQVDPFAGEIVDGYVWGRGAVDMKDFDAIILSVIRQRQREGRAPRRPIRLVFTADEEAGGPLGSGWLAEHHPELIGDCTEAIGEVGGFSLTVNDQRLYLIQTAEKGLAWLNLIAQGSAGHGSMRNDDNAITELAAAVSRIGSYQWPARIRPAQQQFLDAVEDVLGVEVSTDDAETTLARLGSIARMVGATMANTANPTMLSGGYKVNVIPGQASAGIDGRFIPGYEQEFYETIAELLGDKVRYEVITGDVAVETSFDGALVAAMQASLQTADPGSLAVPFMMSAGTDAKAWSKLGVRCFGFAPLRLPPELDFISLFHGVDERVPVESLEFGCQVLDDFLDRA; this comes from the coding sequence ATGGAGTCCACCACCAGTGCCGCAGCCGAAGTCGCCACGCTATGCAGCGAGCTGATCCGCTTCGACACCTCCAACTTCGGACCCGATGGTGCCGCCGGTGAGCGGGAGGCCACCGAGTACGTCGCCGCCAAGCTCGACGAGGTCGGGATCACCAGCCAACTGTTCGAGTCCGAGCCTCGGCGCACGTCGCTGGTGGCCGAGTGGGCCCCCGATGGCTGCGACCGCAGCCTGCCGCCGCTGCTGATCCACGGGCACACCGACGTGGTCCCGGCCATGGCCGCCGACTGGCAGGTCGATCCGTTCGCCGGCGAGATCGTTGACGGCTATGTCTGGGGCCGCGGCGCGGTCGACATGAAGGACTTCGACGCCATCATCTTGTCGGTCATCCGGCAGCGCCAGCGGGAGGGTCGGGCACCGCGGCGTCCGATTCGGCTGGTGTTCACCGCGGACGAGGAGGCCGGCGGCCCGCTGGGCTCGGGTTGGCTGGCCGAGCATCACCCGGAGCTGATCGGCGACTGCACCGAGGCCATCGGTGAGGTGGGTGGCTTCTCGCTGACCGTGAACGACCAGCGGCTCTATCTGATCCAAACCGCCGAGAAGGGGCTGGCCTGGCTGAACCTGATCGCTCAGGGCAGCGCTGGGCACGGCTCGATGCGCAATGACGACAACGCCATCACCGAACTGGCAGCCGCGGTCTCCCGGATCGGCTCCTACCAGTGGCCGGCGCGGATCCGTCCGGCCCAGCAGCAGTTCCTGGATGCCGTCGAGGACGTCCTGGGCGTCGAGGTGAGCACCGATGACGCCGAGACCACCTTGGCCCGGCTCGGTTCGATCGCCCGGATGGTCGGAGCAACCATGGCCAACACCGCCAACCCGACCATGTTGTCCGGCGGCTACAAGGTCAACGTGATCCCCGGCCAGGCCAGCGCCGGCATCGACGGACGATTCATCCCCGGCTACGAGCAGGAGTTCTACGAGACCATCGCCGAACTGCTCGGCGACAAGGTGCGCTACGAGGTGATCACCGGTGATGTCGCCGTCGAGACCAGCTTCGACGGGGCACTGGTTGCAGCCATGCAGGCCAGCCTGCAGACGGCTGACCCTGGCTCGCTGGCGGTGCCCTTCATGATGAGCGCCGGCACCGACGCCAAAGCCTGGTCCAAGCTCGGCGTCCGCTGCTTCGGCTTCGCGCCGCTGCGGCTGCCGCCCGAACTCGACTTCATCTCGCTGTTCCACGGCGTGGACGAGCGGGTGCCGGTGGAGTCCTTGGAGTTCGGCTGCCAGGTCCTGGACGACTTCCTGGACCGCGCCTGA
- a CDS encoding ArsR family transcriptional regulator encodes MRSEAPALLPIFRSQAQGEILALLLLHPDQEFSLTDLSRRVNAPLTSIHREVERLAEATLVAERQVGRNRMVRANPAHPAREPLTRLLELSFGPQHVVAEEFADIHGATQVVIFGSWAARHAGQAGAVPHDVDVLVVGKGVARADVYEAADRAQGRLGLPVNPTIRTPAQWTDPDDPLSAQIRSSPRLTVLGEEDVDGTLAAR; translated from the coding sequence ATGAGAAGTGAGGCGCCGGCGTTACTCCCGATCTTTCGGAGCCAGGCGCAGGGCGAGATCCTGGCGCTGCTGTTGCTCCATCCGGATCAGGAGTTCAGCCTCACTGACCTCTCGCGCCGGGTCAACGCTCCGCTCACCTCGATCCATCGGGAGGTGGAGCGACTCGCCGAAGCGACACTGGTTGCCGAGCGCCAGGTGGGACGTAACCGCATGGTGCGTGCGAATCCTGCCCATCCGGCACGGGAGCCGCTTACGAGGCTGCTGGAACTCAGCTTCGGCCCGCAGCACGTCGTCGCGGAGGAGTTCGCGGACATACACGGGGCAACCCAGGTGGTGATCTTCGGAAGCTGGGCTGCGCGCCACGCCGGCCAGGCGGGCGCCGTGCCGCATGACGTCGATGTCCTGGTGGTGGGGAAGGGGGTCGCCCGGGCGGACGTGTACGAGGCCGCGGACCGCGCGCAGGGCAGGCTCGGCCTCCCCGTGAACCCGACCATCCGGACACCGGCGCAATGGACGGACCCCGACGATCCCCTCAGTGCCCAGATCCGGTCCTCGCCTAGGCTGACCGTGCTCGGAGAGGAGGATGTCGATGGCACGCTGGCCGCGCGGTGA
- a CDS encoding YdeI/OmpD-associated family protein, with product MAAADAELFHPSDLAELRTWLAENHGRGTGVWLVRWRSVTGRPTVSYEDVVCEALCWGWIDGQAKLIDDERTAQWVAPRKPGSGWAATNKARILELERQGRIQPAGRAVIDQAKADGSWTLLDSAEALQEPDELTAALNANPAARAAWDRFPPSVRKFGLTSIAMAKRPETKAARIATIVAKAACGERPA from the coding sequence ATGGCTGCTGCCGATGCCGAGTTGTTCCATCCGTCCGACCTGGCCGAGCTGCGCACATGGCTGGCCGAGAACCACGGCCGCGGCACTGGAGTCTGGCTGGTCCGCTGGCGCTCGGTGACCGGTCGCCCGACGGTGAGCTACGAGGACGTGGTCTGCGAGGCGCTGTGCTGGGGCTGGATCGACGGGCAGGCCAAGCTGATCGACGACGAGCGGACCGCCCAGTGGGTGGCACCGCGCAAGCCCGGCAGCGGCTGGGCAGCCACGAACAAGGCCCGGATCCTCGAGTTGGAGCGGCAGGGACGGATCCAGCCGGCCGGGCGCGCGGTGATCGACCAGGCCAAGGCCGACGGCTCCTGGACGCTGCTGGATTCGGCCGAGGCCCTGCAGGAGCCCGACGAACTGACCGCCGCCCTGAACGCCAACCCGGCGGCCCGGGCTGCCTGGGACAGGTTCCCGCCGAGCGTGCGCAAGTTCGGGCTCACCTCGATCGCCATGGCCAAGCGTCCCGAAACCAAGGCGGCTCGGATCGCCACCATCGTGGCCAAAGCGGCCTGCGGCGAGCGTCCGGCCTAG
- a CDS encoding DUF2871 domain-containing protein, with the protein MRRLYFAAITYTVLGLVSGVFFREFTRATAFTGATQLGLVHTHLLALGTLMMLIVLALDLTLGLSGSRSFSWFFTTYNAGLVVTAGTLVWHGLLQVAGQDAGPAVAGIAGLGHILLTIGLGCLLFSLNRPVRARLAATETER; encoded by the coding sequence ATGCGAAGGCTCTACTTCGCCGCAATCACCTATACCGTCCTCGGCCTTGTCAGCGGGGTCTTCTTCCGCGAGTTCACCCGCGCCACCGCATTCACCGGTGCCACCCAGCTCGGCCTGGTGCACACCCATCTGCTGGCACTGGGGACGTTGATGATGCTCATCGTGCTGGCCCTGGACCTCACCCTCGGCCTCAGCGGCAGCCGCTCGTTCTCGTGGTTCTTCACCACCTACAACGCGGGCCTGGTGGTTACCGCCGGCACGCTGGTGTGGCACGGCCTGCTGCAGGTTGCCGGTCAGGATGCCGGCCCGGCCGTCGCCGGCATCGCCGGCTTGGGCCACATCCTGCTCACCATCGGCTTGGGCTGCCTGCTCTTCTCGCTCAACCGTCCGGTGCGCGCCCGGCTGGCCGCTACCGAAACGGAGCGCTGA
- a CDS encoding tyrosine-type recombinase/integrase has product MGEYAVAWLEDRCDRDPHDPQALRPSSVKDYRLLLSNHILPGLGNIRLSELAPSHVEAWYRKLGARRIPRARAKAYSLLRTILNAAKNDPDVPLAENPAHIKGAGRVPRSTQIHPATLDELATITEAMPDELRLAVQLGAWCALRYGEVFELRRKDIDALHGVVHIRRAVVWTKGQVTNDRPKTSAGVRDVTIPPHLMPMVTDHLANHVKGGQEALLFHDRTGRNLRPSEFQAAWHAARDAAGRDDLKFHHLRHTGAVLAAQSGATLADLMGRLGHTTPAMAMIYQHTAADRDRLIADRLSQVAMAAIEGPVRAESPRARASGATRSAVGLEQPSLLDA; this is encoded by the coding sequence GTGGGGGAGTACGCCGTTGCCTGGCTCGAGGATCGGTGCGACCGTGACCCGCACGATCCGCAGGCGCTGCGCCCGTCTTCGGTGAAGGACTACCGACTGCTCCTCAGCAACCACATCCTCCCGGGGCTGGGCAACATTCGGTTGTCGGAGCTGGCGCCGTCCCACGTCGAAGCCTGGTACCGGAAGCTCGGTGCCCGACGCATCCCTCGGGCACGAGCGAAGGCCTACAGCCTGCTGCGGACCATCTTGAACGCAGCGAAGAACGACCCTGACGTGCCGCTGGCCGAGAACCCGGCGCACATCAAGGGCGCGGGTAGGGTGCCGCGATCCACGCAGATCCATCCGGCAACGCTGGACGAGCTGGCGACGATCACCGAGGCGATGCCGGACGAGCTGCGGCTGGCCGTCCAGCTCGGCGCCTGGTGCGCGTTGCGGTACGGCGAGGTGTTCGAGCTGCGCCGTAAGGACATCGATGCCCTCCACGGGGTGGTGCACATCCGTCGTGCCGTCGTGTGGACAAAGGGTCAGGTCACCAACGACCGTCCGAAGACAAGTGCGGGCGTGCGGGACGTCACCATTCCGCCACACCTGATGCCGATGGTCACCGACCATCTTGCGAACCACGTCAAGGGCGGGCAGGAGGCGCTGCTCTTCCATGACCGGACCGGGCGGAATCTGCGTCCCTCCGAGTTCCAGGCCGCCTGGCACGCCGCCCGCGACGCCGCCGGCAGGGATGATCTGAAGTTCCATCACCTGCGCCACACCGGTGCCGTGCTGGCGGCGCAGTCCGGGGCGACGCTGGCAGATCTGATGGGCCGGCTGGGGCACACGACTCCCGCGATGGCCATGATCTACCAGCACACAGCGGCGGACCGAGACAGGCTCATCGCCGACAGGCTCTCTCAGGTTGCGATGGCAGCAATCGAAGGGCCGGTTAGGGCAGAGTCCCCGCGGGCTCGGGCGTCGGGCGCCACAAGGTCCGCGGTGGGCCTCGAGCAGCCCAGCCTCTTGGACGCGTAG
- a CDS encoding aldo/keto reductase: MRKRSVGVSGLQVSQLGLGTLTWGRETRLEDARPLLAGFVDAGGNLIDTAAAYAEGDAERIIGRLIRAGEVARDQLVIATKAGFGVRDGQRVVDTSRTALLEDLRASLRRLGTDYLDLWQLHAWGQAPLEESLAAIDTAVAAGDVRYAGVCNFVGWQTAQAATWQAAFPGRTPLSSAQVEYSLLARRAEVEVIPAIRAFGMGLLPWSPIGRGVLTGKYRNSRPKGSRGASEHFAWFVEPYLEARSRAVVDAVSTAADGLGLSAAQVALLWVRDAPGVTAPLLGARTVAQLQPYLDCDQIELPDEIVSALDDVSGGPNTMREGYEPTLTP, encoded by the coding sequence ATGAGGAAGCGGTCGGTCGGGGTCTCCGGGCTGCAGGTATCGCAGCTCGGCCTCGGCACGCTTACCTGGGGGCGGGAGACCCGGCTGGAGGACGCCCGTCCACTGCTGGCCGGCTTCGTGGACGCCGGCGGCAACCTGATCGACACTGCTGCGGCCTACGCCGAAGGCGACGCCGAGCGGATCATCGGACGGCTGATCCGGGCCGGCGAGGTCGCTCGCGACCAGCTGGTGATCGCCACCAAGGCCGGCTTCGGAGTGCGGGACGGCCAGCGCGTGGTGGACACCTCCCGGACCGCTCTGCTGGAGGACCTGCGCGCCTCGCTGCGCCGGCTGGGCACCGACTACCTGGATCTGTGGCAGCTGCACGCCTGGGGTCAGGCGCCGCTGGAGGAGTCGCTGGCCGCCATCGACACCGCTGTGGCTGCTGGCGACGTCCGCTACGCCGGGGTGTGCAACTTCGTGGGCTGGCAGACCGCCCAGGCCGCGACCTGGCAGGCCGCCTTCCCGGGTCGGACGCCCCTGTCCAGCGCCCAGGTGGAGTACTCACTGCTGGCCCGCCGCGCCGAGGTCGAAGTGATCCCAGCCATCCGGGCATTCGGGATGGGGCTGCTGCCCTGGTCCCCGATCGGCCGCGGCGTGCTCACCGGCAAGTACCGCAACTCCCGGCCCAAGGGTTCCCGCGGAGCCAGCGAACACTTCGCCTGGTTCGTCGAGCCCTACTTGGAGGCCCGATCCCGCGCTGTCGTGGACGCCGTGTCGACCGCGGCCGACGGGCTGGGGCTCAGTGCGGCCCAGGTGGCATTGCTGTGGGTGCGGGACGCTCCCGGGGTGACCGCTCCCCTGCTGGGCGCTCGCACGGTCGCCCAACTCCAGCCCTACCTCGACTGTGATCAGATTGAACTTCCCGACGAGATCGTGTCCGCCCTGGACGACGTGTCCGGCGGCCCGAACACCATGCGTGAAGGGTACGAACCGACGCTGACCCCCTAG
- a CDS encoding sensor histidine kinase, which produces MELGSRSVTAHLLVGLDLLTALLVVVALTRPSGPLWLTGTAVLCFSAAWVVVRLRVRVIDHPMDARGRWWPGGFAATVLLAGYVAMLLTSEAGMWLAFPLMLLQLHLLGPRSGVVAVTATTIAAVVLGATIRGYTAIGYVLGPVVGAMVAVASVISLESLARSLVERQQALDELKQAQERLLEAESERSRAQERAIMARDLHDTIAQDLSAIDLHLRRVAALVEPDGPAAVAVAAAQQAATEGLDQARRFVAGEAAGSSRSSVLSAIRHAAERAEADSAGRTTIEVSSEGDEPTSLGPLPTELLRMTQSALSNVVRHAQAAHSWVALTWEPGRVLLDISDDGIGFVPDRVGESPSGGFGLPALRARVRDLGGTIGIESVPGEGTVIAISLPLPQEGVAR; this is translated from the coding sequence GTGGAGTTGGGTTCGAGGTCGGTCACCGCTCACCTGCTGGTGGGCCTGGACCTGCTCACCGCGCTGCTGGTGGTGGTGGCGCTCACTCGTCCGTCCGGGCCGCTGTGGCTGACCGGGACTGCCGTCCTCTGCTTCTCCGCAGCCTGGGTCGTGGTCCGGTTGCGGGTCCGGGTGATCGATCACCCCATGGACGCTCGCGGACGGTGGTGGCCAGGCGGTTTCGCCGCCACGGTGCTCCTGGCCGGGTATGTCGCCATGCTGCTGACCAGCGAGGCCGGGATGTGGCTGGCCTTCCCGCTGATGCTGCTCCAGCTGCACCTGCTGGGGCCGCGGTCCGGCGTGGTCGCTGTGACCGCCACCACGATCGCCGCCGTGGTGCTGGGCGCCACGATCCGGGGCTACACGGCGATCGGCTACGTCCTGGGCCCAGTCGTGGGGGCCATGGTGGCGGTCGCGTCCGTGATCAGCCTGGAGTCCTTGGCCCGATCGCTGGTCGAACGCCAGCAGGCTCTCGATGAGCTCAAACAGGCCCAGGAGCGGCTCCTGGAGGCCGAGAGTGAGCGGTCCCGGGCACAGGAGCGGGCCATCATGGCCCGCGACCTGCACGACACCATCGCCCAGGACCTGTCGGCCATCGACCTGCACCTGCGCCGGGTGGCCGCCCTCGTTGAACCGGACGGCCCGGCAGCGGTCGCGGTCGCGGCCGCCCAACAGGCGGCGACCGAAGGACTCGATCAGGCTCGGCGCTTCGTGGCCGGCGAGGCGGCGGGTTCGAGCCGGAGTTCGGTCCTTTCCGCGATCCGGCATGCCGCTGAGCGAGCCGAGGCTGACAGCGCCGGACGCACGACCATCGAGGTGAGCTCGGAGGGCGATGAGCCGACGAGCCTCGGCCCGCTGCCGACCGAACTGCTGCGGATGACCCAGTCGGCGCTGTCGAACGTGGTCCGGCACGCTCAGGCAGCCCACTCCTGGGTCGCTCTGACCTGGGAGCCGGGACGGGTGCTGCTCGACATCAGCGATGACGGGATCGGCTTCGTCCCTGACCGCGTGGGCGAGTCACCGTCGGGAGGCTTCGGGCTGCCTGCACTGCGCGCTCGGGTTCGTGACCTGGGTGGCACGATCGGGATCGAGTCCGTCCCCGGTGAGGGAACGGTGATCGCCATCAGTCTGCCGCTACCGCAGGAGGGGGTGGCCCGATGA